The Pelodiscus sinensis isolate JC-2024 chromosome 10, ASM4963464v1, whole genome shotgun sequence genome has a segment encoding these proteins:
- the ALPI gene encoding LOW QUALITY PROTEIN: intestinal-type alkaline phosphatase (The sequence of the model RefSeq protein was modified relative to this genomic sequence to represent the inferred CDS: deleted 1 base in 1 codon), protein MGLPVPVVLCLGAWLTYASAVIPVEEQNPAFWNKQAAAAIKATLNLQPRNHQAKNLILFLGDGMGIPTITATRILKGQQQGKLGPETPLAMDAFPYVALSKTYNVDRQVPDSAGTSTAYLCGVKANYQTIGVSAAARHSQCNTTWGNEVVSVLQRAQRVGKSVGIVTTTRVQHASPAGTYAHVVNRDWYADSSMPANAVQQKCTDIAWQLIHNVNFTVILGGGRKYMTPVGTADPEYPSSSSQNGIRKDGNNLITQWQQANKDSRYVWNKSDLLSAASDPSVKRLMGLFEPGDMKYDLLRNTTLDPSLTQMTEAAIRILSRNPQGFYLFVEGGRIDHGHHDGTAHLALTEAVEFDRAVQRAGELTKEAETLTVVTADHSHVFSFGGYTLRGSSIFGLAPKLAADKMNYTSILYGNGPGYQINATGRPDVNSAESEATAYKQQAAVPLSSETHGGEDVAIFAKGPMAHLFQGVQEQTYVAHVMAYAACLDPYTECPERSAACAGTSLLPLVLGSLLLPLLH, encoded by the exons TGGAGGAGCAGAACCCCGCCTTCTGGAACAAGCAGGCGGCCGCGGCCATCAAAGCCACCCTCAACCTCCAGCCCAGGAATCACCAGGCCAAGAACTTGATCCTCTTCCTCGGGGACG GCATGGGGATCCCGACCATCACGGCCACGCGCAtcctcaaggggcagcagcaggggaagctgGGCCCGGAGACGCCGCTCGCCATGGACGCCTTCCCCTACGTGGCGCTCTCCAAG ACCTACAACGTGGACCGGCAGGTGCCGGACAGCGCGGGCACCTCCACGGCCTACTTGTGTGGGGTGAAGGCCAACTACCAGACCATC GGGGTGAGCGCCGCAGCCAGGCACTCGCAGTGCAACACCACCTGGGGCAACGAGGTGGTGTCCGTGCTGCAACGTGCCCAGCGCGTGG GGAAGTCGGTGGGGATCGTAACCACGACGCGGGTGCAGCACGCCTCCCCTGCGGGCACCTACGCCCACGTGGTGAACAGGGACTGGTACGCAGACTCCAGCATGCCCGCCAACGCTGTGCAGCAGAAGTGCACGGACATCGCCTGGCAGCTCATCCACAACGTCAACTTCACC GTGATCCTGGGGGGCGGGCGGAAGTACATGACCCCTGTGGGGACCgcagatcctgagtaccccagcaGCTCTAGCCAGAACGGGATCCGCAAAGATGGCAACAACCTCATCACTCAGTGGCAACAAGCCAATAAG GACTCCAGGTACGTGTGGAACAAGAGCGACCTGCTCAGCGCCGCCAGCGACCCCTCCGTGAAGCGCCTGATGG GCCTCTTTGAGCCCGGCGACATGAAGTACGACCTCCTGCGGAACACGACCCTGGACCCGTCCCTGACCCAGATGACGGAGGCGGCCATCCGGATCCTCAGCCGGAACCCCCAGGGCTTCTACCTCTTCGTGGAAG GAGGCAGGATCGACCACGGGCACCACGACGGCACGGCCCACCTGGCGCTGACAGAAGCTGTGGAGTTCGACCGCGCCGTCCAGAGGGCGGGCGAGCTGACGAAGGAAGCCGAGACCCTCACTGTGGTGACGGCCGACCACTCGCACGTCTTCAGCTTTGGCGGCTACACGCTGCGTGGCAGCTCCATCTTCG gttTGGCTCCCAAACTGGCCGCGGACAAGATGAACTACACGTCCATCCTCTACGGGAACGGGCCTGGCTACCAGATCAACGCCACAGGCCGGCCCGACGTCAACAGCGCCGAGAGCG aggcgaCCGCTTACAAGCAGCAGGCGGCCGTACCCCTTAGCTCGGAGACGCACGGCGGGGAGGACGTGGCCATCTTTGCCAAGGGGCCCATGGCCCACCTCTTCcaaggggtgcaggagcagacctACGTCGCCCACGTCATGGCCTACGCCGCCTGCCTGGATCCCTACACGGAGTGCCCGGAACGGAGCGCTGCCTGTGCCGgcaccagcctcctgcccctcgtgctgggctccctgctcctgccgcTGCTGCACTAG